A single genomic interval of Prunus dulcis chromosome 5, ALMONDv2, whole genome shotgun sequence harbors:
- the LOC117628964 gene encoding subtilisin-like protease SBT1.2 has translation MKRYCSSEEQKAILSHGPKSINIYHSFHVFSLAQEGEVASLTQNNLQTYIVYVHKPEGLHSVQSESLHRWYQSLLPVTTASTKHQQQQLLNSYRHAVTGFAARLTAEEVKAMEKKEEGFWKKSNFGKGVTIGVMDTGVLPDHPLFRDEGMPPPPDRWKGRCDFNQTANRTFVCNNKIIGARSFQVYDNLLQTSSAQPVDEIGHGTHTASTAAGNFVRGANLYNNANGMASGVAPHAHVAIYQVCSLDECSSTDVLAGFDAAVEDGVDVISISMTSLNVGQLFEDSNALAAFSAMQRRIFVVCSAGNSGPSSNSV, from the exons ATGAAAAGGTATTGTTCCTCAGAAGAGCAGAAG GCCATATTAAGCCATGGACCGAAATCTATAAATATTTACCATAGCTTTCATGTTTTCTCTTTAGCTCAAGAAGGAGAAGTTGCTTCACTGACCCAAAACAACCTCCAGACATACATTGTCTATGTCCACAAGCCAGAGGGTCTGCATTCTGTGCAATCAGAAAGTTTGCACAGGTGGTATCAGTCACTTTTGCCTGTCACCACTGCAAGCACCAAGCACCAGCAGCAACAGTTGCTTAATTCATACCGGCATGCGGTTACTGGGTTTGCAGCAAGACTGACAGCAGAGGAAGTGAAAGCcatggagaagaaagaagag GGGTTCtggaaaaaatcaaatttcgGCAAGGGTGTAACTATTGGTGTTATGGACACTGGCGTGTTACCAGATCATCCTTTGTTTCGGGATGAAGGAATGCCTCCTCCACCAGATAGATGGAAAGGCAGGTGTGACTTCAACCAGACAGCTAATCGCACATTCGTCTGCAACAACAAGATCATTGGTGCAAGAAGTTTCCAAGTCTATGACAACCTTTTACAGACTTCTAGTGCTCAACCAGTTGATGAGATAGGCCATGGCACTCATACTGCTAGCACGGCTGCTGGGAATTTTGTGAGAGGTGCCAATCTATATAACAATGCCAATGGCATGGCTTCTGGCGTAGCGCCTCATGCTCACGTGGCAATTTACCAGGTCTGCTCTCTTGATGAATGTTCGAGTACTGATGTCCTTGCAGGATTTGATGCTGCAGTCGAGGATGGTGTCGATGTGATTTCCATCTCCATGACCTCTCTAAATGTCGGTCAACTGTTTGAAGACAGTAATGCATTGGCTGCTTTCAGTGCAATGCAAAGAAGAATTTTTGTGGTTTGTTCGGCTGGGAATTCTGGCCCATCCTCCAATAGTGTATAA
- the LOC117628965 gene encoding subtilisin-like protease SBT1.2, with protein sequence MLSQNCNNGSLKDINVEGKVVFCKRGMEISRLDQGKVVKAAGGAAMLLVNQEQEGFTTYTDPHVLPASHLSYVAGLNIKHYINKTSKSIATVKFKGTVIGNSSAPMVASFCSRGPSSICPGILKPDIIGPGVPILAASPFPIDKRKSNSKSNFNVMSGTSMSCPHLSGIAALLKSSHPDWSPAAIKCAIMTTAEVVNQKGQPITDETLQPASVFAIGAAHPNSSRANDPGLVYDIKPLDYIPYLCGKNYTDRHVGVLLQGKVNCSLEKPISEAQLNYPSFSIVLGLTPQTYTREVTNFGKADSSDTVKVAPPQGISVSIKPKLITFSEMNQKAKYAVTFRRSKDEGKSDKTALVVQYAEGSLTWVSDQYSVRSPIAIKLPLE encoded by the coding sequence ATGCTTTCTCAAAACTGTAACAATGGGTCACTGAAAGATATTAATGTGGAAGGAAAAGTAGTTTTCTGTAAGAGAGGTATGGAAATAAGTAGACTGGATCAAGGAAAAGTAGTGAAAGCTGCAGGTGGAGCCGCCATGCTTCTTGTGAACCAAGAACAGGAGGGCTTTACCACCTACACTGACCCCCATGTTCTTCCTGCATCCCATTTGAGTTATGTTGCAGGCCTGAACATCAAGCACTATATAAACAAAACCTCTAAATCGATAGCCACAGTCAAATTCAAAGGAACTGTAATTGGAAACTCATCTGCTCCCATGGTGGCTTCCTTCTGCTCTAGGGGACCAAGCTCCATATGTCCCGGGATTTTGAAGCCTGACATTATTGGACCGGGAGTGCCCATTCTAGCAGCCTCACCTTTCCCTATTGACAAGAGGAAGTCGAATTCGAAATCAAACTTCAATGTGATGTCAGGTACCTCAATGTCATGTCCTCACCTGAGTGGCATTGCAGCTTTGCTAAAGAGTTCCCACCCTGACTGGTCACCTGCTGCTATTAAGTGTGCAATCATGACTACAGCTGAGGTTGTAAACCAGAAAGGCCAGCCAATCACTGATGAAACACTCCAGCCAGCCAGTGTCTTTGCCATTGGCGCAGCCCATCCAAACTCATCAAGGGCAAATGATCCGGGTCTCGTCTATGACATCAAACCCCTTGATTACATACCTTACTTGTGCGGTAAGAATTACACTGACAGACATGTTGGGGTTCTGTTGCAAGGCAAGGTGAACTGCTCTTTGGAAAAACCCATATCTGAAGCTCAACTAAATTATCcttcattttccattgtattGGGGCTCACTCCTCAGACTTATACAAGAGAGGTAACAAACTTTGGCAAGGCCGATTCTTCAGACACTGTGAAGGTTGCTCCACCCCAAGGAATCAGTGTCAGCATCAAGCCTAAACTTATTACATTCTCAGAGATGAATCAGAAGGCAAAATATGCGGTTACTTTTAGACGAAGCAAGGATGAAGGAAAATCAGATAAAACTGCACTAGTTGTTCAGTATGCTGAGGGATCTCTGACATGGGTTTCTGATCAATATTCAGTTAGGAGCCCAATAGCTATCAAATTACCATTAGAATGA
- the LOC117627921 gene encoding geraniol 8-hydroxylase-like, whose amino-acid sequence MRKAEEEGEMEFLSSFLYLILTWTLIQTILYSISRSKKSSRPKLPPGPKPFPLIGNLLQLGDKPHKSLAKLAKKHGPLMSLKLGKVTAIVVSSAAMAKEVLQTHDQFLSNRTIPDSIRAHDHHILGLPWIPVSTLWRNLRKICNTELFANKMLDSNQNLRRKKVQELIGRVHKSSQADEAVDIGRAAFTTTLNLLSNTIFSIDLANPSSEMAREFQEMVCNIMMEAGKPNLGDCFPVLRKIDLHGRRQRMTEYFGKILDLLDNIVNQRLKLRELPGSTTKDDLLDTLLNITEDNSEVINKNEIYHLLLVLFVAGSDTTSSTFQWAMAELLHNPEVLSKAQLELEQVIGKGNPVEESDIARLPYLQAIVKETFRLHPAVPLLLPRKAGADVEIEGFTLPKGAQVLVNTWAIGRDPSLWDEPNSFKPERFLGSEIDVKGRNFELIPFGAGRRVCPGLPLAMRMLHLMLGSLIHSFDWKLEDGVTPENMNMDDKFGITLEMAQSLRAFPVSL is encoded by the exons atgaggaaagcagaagaagagggagaaaTGGAGTTCTTGAGCAGTTTCCTTTATCTCATCCTCACCTGGACATTGATCCAAACCATCCTCTATTCAATTTCAAGAAGTAAAAAGAGCTCAAGACCTAAGCTTCCACCAGGACCAAAACCATTTCCATTGATTGGAAACCTGCTTCAACTTGGTGACAAGCCCCACAAGTCCCTTGCCAAACTTGCCAAAAAACATGGCCCTCTGATGAGCCTAAAACTAGGCAAAGTAACAGCCATTGTTGTTTCTTCAGCAGCCATGGCCAAAGAAGTCCTCCAAACCCATGACCAGTTCTTATCCAACCGAACAATCCCTGATTCGATTCGAGCTCATGATCACCACATTCTTGGCCTACCATGGATTCCAGTTTCAACCCTGTGGAGAAACCTTAGGAAAATATGCAACACCGAACTGTTTGCCAATAAAATGCTTGATTCTAACCAAAACCTCAGGCGCAAGAAAGTGCAGGAGCTCATCGGACGAGTCCACAAAAGCAGCCAAGCTGATGAAGCAGTGGATATTGGGAGGGCAGCCTTCACAACAACACTGAATTTGTTGTCTAACACAATTTTTTCCATTGATTTGGCAAACCCAAGTTCTGAAATGGCCAGGGAGTTCCAGGAGATGGTGTGTAATATTATGATGGAGGCTGGGAAGCCAAATTTGGGGGACTGTTTTCCTGTGCTTAGGAAGATTGATCTCCATGGCAGAAGGCAGAGGATGACAGAGTACTTTGGGAAGATTTTGGATCTGCTTGACAACATAGTCAACCAAAGGTTGAAGCTGAGAGAATTGCCTGGTTCTACAACAAAAGATGATTTGTTAGATACCCTTCTCAACATTACTGAGGACAACAGTGAGGTGATCAACAAAAATGAGATCTATCATCTGTTACTG GTTCTATTTGTTGCTGGATCAGACACAACTTCATCCACATTCCAATGGGCAATGGCAGAGCTATTGCACAACCCTGAGGTTTTGTCAAAGGCCCAACTAGAGCTTGAACAAGTAATTGGCAAAGGCAACCCAGTTGAGGAATCAGACATTGCTAGACTGCCTTACCTGCAAGCCATAGTCAAAGAGACCTTCAGGTTGCACCCTGCAGTTCCTTTGTTACTTCCCCGAAAGGCGGGAGCAGACGTAGAAATCGAAGGATTCACACTACCGAAGGGTGCACAAGTGCTTGTTAACACATGGGCTATAGGCAGAGACCCCAGCCTCTGGGATGAACCAAATTCATTCAAGCCAGAGAGGTTCTTGGGGTCAGAAATTGATGTTAAAGGCCGGAACTTTGAGCTTATACCGTTTGGAGCTGGACGAAGAGTATGTCCTGGATTGCCATTGGCAATGAGAATGCTGCACTTAATGTTGGGTTCTCTTATCCATTCCTTTGATTGGAAGCTTGAAGATGGGGTCACACCAGAGAACATGAACATGGATGATAAGTTTGGCATCACCTTAGAGATGGCCCAATCCTTGCGAGCTTTCCCTGTCtctttgtaa
- the LOC117627226 gene encoding nudix hydrolase 14, chloroplastic, whose amino-acid sequence MTRFLQASVPLSLSSVSKRLSLSSSTRLQLRTFCRKMSPDSPPLTHSITLPSQLTEPVEIVAAPNISHSEFRSAIDSSLFKQWLKNMESENGVLYGGALSLRRVLIQGVDMFGKRIGFLKFVADVFDKETGKKVPGIVFARGPAVAVLILLDSEDKTYAVLTEQVRIPVGRVILELPAGMLDDDKGDFLGTAIREVEEETGICLKQEDMVDLTAFLDQSTGGRIFPSPGGCDEEISLFLYSGQVNKEIIEQLQGKETGLREHGELIKVCVVPYEKLWCMTADAKVLAAIALYEMAKKEGLLPHLKA is encoded by the exons ATGACACGTTTTCTTCAAGCTTCAGTGCCTCTGAGTCTGAGCTCTGTGTCCAAAAGACTCAGCCTTTCTTCTTCCACTCGCCTTCAACTTCGAACCTTCTGCCGCAAAATGTCGCCTGACTCGCCACCTTTAACTCACTCCATCACTCTCCCGAGTCAACTCACCGAACCCGTCGAGATCGTCGCTGCCCCCAATATCTCCCATTCCGAGTTCAG GAGTGCTATCGATTCGTCTTTGTTCAAACAGTGGCTGAAGAACATGGAGAGTGAAAATGGGGTTTTGTACGGCGGTGCATTGTCTCTTAGACGAGTTCTAATTCAG GGTGTGGATATGTTCGGAAAGCGCATtgggtttttgaaatttgttgCAGATGTGTTTGATAAAGAAACTGGGAAAAAG GTTCCAGGTATTGTGTTTGCACGAGGACCGGCTGTAGCTGTGCTTATTCTTTTGGACTCGGAGGACAAGACCTATGCTGTTCTTACTGAACAG GTTAGAATCCCTGTCGGAAGGGTCATACTGGAGTTGCCCGCTGGAATGTTGGACGACGACAAGGGCGATTTTCTCGGCACTGCTATTCGTGAG GTTGAAGAGGAGACTGGCATATGCCTAAAACAAGAAGACATGGTGGACCTCACAGCATTCCTCGACCAATCTACTGGAGGCAGAATTTTTCCTTCCCCA GGAGGGTGCGATGAAGAAATCAGTCTCTTTTTGTACAGCGGGCAGGTGAATAAAGAGATTATTGAGCAGCTGCAAGGAAAAGAGACAGGTCTTCGAGAACACGGGGAGCTGATTAAGGTTTGTGTGGTTCCCTATGAAAAGCTCTGGTGCATGACAGCCGATGCAAAGGTTTTAGCAGCCATTGCGCTCTATGAAATGGCAAAAAAAGAAGGGCTCTTGCCTCACTTGAAAGCATGA
- the LOC117627227 gene encoding copper chaperone for superoxide dismutase, chloroplastic/cytosolic, whose translation MAFLRSVATTTAIAASALPAAFALSSLSSSSSSSPSQSFRFLKAQNLSFLSSTPSLKPNRSCLATSFTNSPSAIHMDAPTSEQKPSHQSDAALPELLTEYMVDMKCEGCVNSVKNKLQTVDGVKSVEVDLNSQVVRILGSTPVKTMTEALEQTGRKARLIGQGIPEDFLVSAAVAEFKGPDIFGVVRLAQVNMELARIEANFSGLPPGKHGWSINEFGDVTEGAASTGKVFNPSKEEANEPLGDLGTLDTDENGNAFFSGIKEKLRVADLIGRSLVVYGTADKSDSGIKAAVIARSAGVGENYKKLCTCDGTTIWEATGNDFVTSKV comes from the exons atggctTTTCTGAGGTCGGTGGCTACGACAACTGCCATAGCTGCCTCTGCATTACCTGCGGCTTTTGCCCTTTCTTCACTCTCttcgtcttcctcttcctccccATCTCAATCTTTTCGGTTCCTGAAAGCCCAAAacctctcctttctctcctCCACACCATCTCTGAAACCAAATCGTTCCTGCCTCGCTACAAGCTTCACCAACTCGCCATCAGCTATCCACATGGACGCGCCCACATCAGAACAAAAGCCATCCCATCAG AGCGATGCTGCCTTGCCAGAGCTGTTG ACGGAGTACATGGTGGATATGAAATGCGAGGGTTGTGTTAACTCTGTCAAGAATAAGCTACAAACTGTTGATG gggTCAAAAGTGTAGAGGTGGACCTTAACAGCCAAGTTGTTAGGATTCTAGGTTCAACGCCTGTAAAAACCATGACTGAAGCTTTGGAGCAGACCGGTCGAAAAGCGAGATTGATTGGGCAAGGGATCCCAGAAg ATTTCTTGGTTTCTGCGGCTGTTGCTGAATTTAAAGGTCCAGATATTTTTGGTGTGGTTCGTTTGGCTCAGGTGAATATGGAATTGGCTAGGATTGAGGCCAACTTTAGTGGGCTGCCACCTGGAAAACATGGTTGGTCTATCAATGAGTTTGGTGATGTAACAGAAGGTGCTGCAAGCACTGGAAAAGTGTTTAATCCATCAAAGGAAGAAGCAAATGAG CCACTTGGCGACCTGGGAACATTGGATACTGATGAGAATGGTAATGCCTTCTTCTCCGGCATCAAAGAGAAGTTGAGAGTTGCTGATCTCATCGGGCGGTCATTAGTGGTATATGGTACTGCTGATAAGTCGGACTCTGGTATCAAAGCCGCTGTAATTGCTAGAAGTGCTGGAGTTGGTGAGAACTACAAAAAGCTTTGCACTTGTGATGGAACCACCATATGGGAAGCAACTGGCAACGACTTCGTCACCAGCAAGGTCTGA